The nucleotide window AGGTTTTTATGATCCGCTTATCTCACTCTTTGAAAAGGCGGTGTCTGAAGGTTTTGTTGAACAACAATGGGTTGATCGATTGCTTATCGAATCCGATCTTGAAAGACTGTGGGCAAAACTTCTAGCGAATTTTGCACCTTAGACACAAGCGAAGCGGCTCATTCGTTTTCGATCTGAGCACTAGCTTCGCTGAATTTCCGAGGAAGAGAGATAGTGAAAGCGTAGCAGCAGAAATAAGGCCACAGCAGTAAGTCCAGCGCTTAGACCCCACCAGAGGCCTTGGGCGCCCCAACCCAGGACAAAGGCTAGTGCAACACCCACAGGTAAACCAATTAAATAGTGTCCTACGAGATTAGAGAGCAAGGGTATTCGTGTATCACCTGCGCCACGCAGCGCACCGGCCGCGACGGCTTGGATCCCGTCGGACAGTTGAAAAATTGCCGCAATCATTAGAAGCTTGCCGGCTGCATGGATGACGGGCTGTTGATTGGTGAGCCACGCAGCAAGAAATTCTGGCAGCGTCCAAAATAAGAGCGAAGCTGTCGCCATAACCGTGGTGGATGTAGCGATGGCGATAAAGCCTGCACGCCTCGCGCTTGGAGTGTCACCTGCGCCAATGCGGTTTCCGACCATGACGCTCGCTGCTGCGCCAATACCAAGTGCAAGATTAAAAGTCGCTGCAGCGAATGTTATCGCGACGTGATGAGATGCCAATGCACGTGGGCCTAGGTTGGCCATAAGGATATGAACGATAGTAAACACCCCAAACTCGGCCAGCAGTTGCAGTCCAATGGGAGTGCCCAAGGTGGCTATGCGTCGCATGATCGCCATTTCCGGAGCTCGACGTTGCGGTAACTTGTGTTGCTCTAGCAAATGAATGCTGACGCTGACCCAAACAAGTTGAACCACAATGCATAGGGTGCTTGCCCAAGCGGCACCAGCGACTCCAAAGCCATCAAAGCCGATAGCAGGAAGACCAAAGCGTGTCATTCCTTGGTCGCCGAATACCAAATACCAACTTGCCGGGATGTTGATGATGTTTGCTAGAAGAATGGCAATCATCAACGGTTTTGTGTGACTATGCGCCTGCAAGAAACTTCGCCATGCTGAAAAAACAAGCAAAGGAAGTAGTCCTGGGAGGCGAGCAAACAAGTAAGCGCGTGTATGCTCAGCACTCTTAACATCCAAACCAAAGCTTTCAATCTTGAAAGTAAGCAGGGCAAT belongs to Myxococcales bacterium and includes:
- a CDS encoding MATE family efflux transporter, translated to MTAQRHTVDELKRLIQLALPLATFHFGTMTLGAVDTAVVGRLGEIELGAVGMGHAVFFVVTVLGSGIMMGLDPLLAQAIGAEEHAHADRLRWQGMWIAILLSIPLGVVIALLTFKIESFGLDVKSAEHTRAYLFARLPGLLPLLVFSAWRSFLQAHSHTKPLMIAILLANIINIPASWYLVFGDQGMTRFGLPAIGFDGFGVAGAAWASTLCIVVQLVWVSVSIHLLEQHKLPQRRAPEMAIMRRIATLGTPIGLQLLAEFGVFTIVHILMANLGPRALASHHVAITFAAATFNLALGIGAAASVMVGNRIGAGDTPSARRAGFIAIATSTTVMATASLLFWTLPEFLAAWLTNQQPVIHAAGKLLMIAAIFQLSDGIQAVAAGALRGAGDTRIPLLSNLVGHYLIGLPVGVALAFVLGWGAQGLWWGLSAGLTAVALFLLLRFHYLSSSEIQRS